In the genome of Apostichopus japonicus isolate 1M-3 chromosome 15, ASM3797524v1, whole genome shotgun sequence, one region contains:
- the LOC139981608 gene encoding uncharacterized protein isoform X1 encodes MTTVDKDSDYDDDDEVPQNGSIGARPKENIPTTDRYGFMGGNQFTREGDIAIPVAVLRKREMKWLDMLDDWDKWMTKKPKKVRERCRKGIPSSLRARAWQRLCGGKKLMEKNKLTFQELDKQKGDPKWVEIIVKDLDRQFPFHEMFREKGGTGQQDLFRLLKAYSLYNPRDGYCQAMAPVAGVLLMHMTAEEAFWCFVQICDRYLTGYYSPGLEAVQVDGEVLHALLKKVLPATYKHMRKHCIDPILYMTEWFMCIFSRTLPWSSVLRVWDMFLFEGIKVLFRVSLVILTYTLGTRDDIRKCPGLYESMQVLKNIPPECLREEYLVEEMLKIHVFEKDLESEHSLTVARRNAMRSRQLSKDSAADMLKSIEALKKKKKKVRPPQSTEADETRSMISLVGYGNESPVKHKKKREKKKTKERDPGVSIYNQTVKPAWSEPELINVEELLDQTLPNSYPDPMANGREKIGQIEYDNGHKNLITSRHNSKSESALNIAANYKLAQAPSDDSNIHEETMDSSLSDSRKGAVKTEEDHWMDTSPSKSSSAIQEDSDTSSAATSEFHDVEDTGLVTFVRPSYEDGGGGGGSGRRKQSVDSSHSLTKEGNLPQFAIQLPGEADRHEEFEAKFEKHILDLSFDGEEAMQQSSSGESEQKFESPTGGMQQIPANDKDTTHDLNDKQADVNEEFGIGNLATGPQTLNDGNASTQNELPPLPGSIEDSIHTGPSVHHVKGQDSNQVTLSGEEEEEILGPSVNARSTPSSVDHSDLDSFPPPPLEMMDDGIQERVEPSEEMSDKAEMEEPRSTHWEGPVLSDNTVNGAEAIADLPLPDSVEDNFQEATLTKGGTESPGEAPRQELARVDDDIDNIRESLEVLPLSETDSSSVSDGRANGGSLNGVSDARRSLTEELDDLDNGDAGNLTPEIVAPPGLQEEFHDTVEDHKRASNGGPKVGENLSLKDKPSVVPPGPAEGDDQRKEVIITPPAVHPRKPTPLPLDGHVTDKKPTAVCSHPAVESRKDVPVSKTMLPRPKTKSGKKPVPLPKRKALERKVAKGPATQGQLGNSLITDKL; translated from the exons AGATATAGCTATTCCAGTAGCTGTTCTGAGGAAGAGGGAAATGAAATGGCTGGACATGTTAGATGATTGGGATAAATGGATGACGAAGAAACCAAAAAAG GTTCGAGAAAGGTGCAGGAAAGGGATTCCGTCATCACTGCGTGCTCGAGCGTGGCAGAGACTTTGCGGTGGGAAGAAGCTGatggagaaaaacaaattaacatttcAG GAATTAGATAAACAAAAAGGAGACCCGAAGTGGGTGGAGATTATCGTAAAGGATCTCGACAGACAGTTCCCCTTCCATGAGATGTTCCGAGAGAAAGGTGGAACCGGTCAGCAGGATTTATTTAGACTACTAAAAGCCTACAGCTTGTACAACCCCAGGGATGGTTACTGCCAGGCCATGGCTCCCGTCGCTGGCGTCCTCTTGATGCACATGACAGCCGAG GAGGCATTTTGGTGCTTTGTGCAGATCTGTGATCGTTACCTCACAGGGTATTACAGTCCAGGCTTGGAAGCAGTGCAGGTGGACGGTGAGGTGCTACATGCTCTCCTGAAGAAGGTATTACCTGCAACTTATAAACATATG AGAAAACATTGCATCGATCCTATATTGTATATGACTGAATGGTTTATGTGCATCTTTTCAAGGACGTTACCGTGGTCCTCTGTTCTCAGAGTCTGGGATATGTTTCTCTTCGAAG gTATTAAAGTCTTATTTAGAGTATCATTGGTCATCTTGACCTACACCCTCGGTACCAGGGATGATATACGGAAATGCCCTGGACTCTACGAGTCGATGCAGGTACTCAAGAACATCCCACCTGAATGTCTTAGAGAGGAATACTTAGTAGAGGAG ATGCTGAAAATACACGTCTTTGAAAAGGATCTGGAGAGCGAACATTCCCTGACGGTTGCCCGCCGCAATGCGATGCGTTCCAGGCAGCTGTCCAAGGACTCTGCGGCGGACATGCTCAAGAGCATCGAAGCtctaaagaagaagaagaagaaagtccGTCCTCCTCAGTCGACAGAAGCCGACGAAACGAGGTCGATGATCTCGCTGGTAGGGTACGGCAACGAGAGCCCCGTGAAGCATAAAAAGAAACGAGAAAAGAAGAAGACGAAGGAGAGAGACCCCGGTGTATCAATCTACAATCAGACGGTGAAACCGGCCTGGTCGGAGCCAGAATTAATAAACGTCGAGGAACTGCTGGATCAGACCTTACCCAACTCCTACCCGGACCCAATGGCCAACGGAAGGGAGAAGATAGGCCAAATTGAATACGATAACGGACACAAAAATCTGATCACAAGCAGACACAACAGTAAAAGTGAAAGCGCCCTCAATATTGCAGCCAATTACAAACTCGCCCAAGCGCCGAGCGACGATTCGAACATTCACGAAGAAACCATGGACTCTTCGTTATCCGATTCACGGAAGGGAGCCGTCAAAACCGAGGAAGACCATTGGATGGATACGAGCCCCAGTAAGTCTTCAAGTGCAATACAAGAGGATAGCGACACTTCCTCGGCGGCCACGTCGGAATTTCACGACGTGGAAGACACGGGCTTGGTGACGTTCGTCCGACCGTCGTACGAGgatgggggcgggggtgggggcagtGGCAGGAGGAAACAGAGCGTGGACTCTTCTCACTCGTTGACAAAGGAGGGAAATCTTCCCCAGTTTGCAATACAGTTACCGGGGGAGGCCGACCGCCACGAAGAATTCGAAGCCAAATTCGAGAAGCACATTTTGGATTTGAGCTTCGATGGGGAGGAAGCCATGCAGCAGTCGAGCAGCGGTGAGTCTGAACAAAAGTTTGAGAGTCCGACAGGGGGGATGCAGCAGATCCCCGCGAACGATAAGGACACGACTCACGATCTGAACGATAAGCAAGCTGACGTCAATGAAGAATTTGGCATTGGAAACCTTGCGACGGGTCCGCAAACTTTGAACGATGGGAATGCTAGCACGCAGAATGAGCTCCCACCCTTACCGGGTAGTATAGAGGATAGTATTCACACAGGTCCATCAGTGCatcatgtcaaaggtcaagattCAAACCAAGTTACACTGTccggagaggaggaggaggagataCTTGGACCATCTGTAAATGCTCGGTCGACACCATCGAGTGTAGACCATAGTGACCTTGACAGTTTCCCCCCACCGCCTCTCGAAATGATGGATGACGGTATTCAAGAAAGAGTCGAGCCCTCCGAGGAGATGAGTGACAAGGCTGAGATGGAGGAACCTAGATCGACTCATTGGGAGGGTCCTGTCCTCAGTGATAATACAGTAAATGGTGCTGAGGCTATTGCAGACTTACCACTACCAGATAGTGTAGAGGACAATTTTCAGGAAGCGACTCTCACGAAAGGAGGTACCGAGTCCCCCGGAGAAGCTCCCCGACAAGAGCTTGCGAGGGTAGACGATGACATCGACAACATCCGAGAGAGTCTGGAGGTTTTGCCTCTCTCGGAGACGGATTCTAGTTCGGTGTCTGACGGGAGGGCCAACGGTGGTAGTCTGAACGGTGTCAGCGACGCCAGGAGATCCCTGACGGAAGAATTAGATGATTTAGATAACGGCGATGCGGGAAATCTCACTCCTGAAATTGTAGCTCCTCCCGGACTCCAAGAGGAGTTTCATGACACTGTGGAAGATCACAAAAGAGCGTCCAATGGTGGACCTAAGGTGGGGGAAAACTTGAGCTTGAAGGACAAGCCCTCCGTGGTCCCTCCTGGACCAGCCGAGGGTGACGATCAGAGGAAGGAGGTCATAATAACACCTCCAGCTGTTCATCCGAGGAAACCTACTCCCCTTCCTCTGGATGGTCACGTCACAGATAAGAAACCCACAGCGGTCTGTTCTCACCCTGCGGTGGAGAGCAGGAAAGATGTCCCAGTGTCAAAGACGATGTTACCACGGCCAAAGACGAAATCGGGTAAGAAACCAGTTCCCCTTCCCAAAAGGAAAGCGCTGGAAAGAAAAGTTGCAAAGGGTCCGGCGACTCAAGGTCAGTTGGGTAATTCGCTGATTACAGACAAACTGTAG
- the LOC139981608 gene encoding uncharacterized protein isoform X2, protein MTTVDKDSDYDDDDEVPQNGSIGARPKENIPTTDRYGFMGGNQFTREGDIAIPVAVLRKREMKWLDMLDDWDKWMTKKPKKVRERCRKGIPSSLRARAWQRLCGGKKLMEKNKLTFQELDKQKGDPKWVEIIVKDLDRQFPFHEMFREKGGTGQQDLFRLLKAYSLYNPRDGYCQAMAPVAGVLLMHMTAEEAFWCFVQICDRYLTGYYSPGLEAVQVDGEVLHALLKKVLPATYKHMRKHCIDPILYMTEWFMCIFSRTLPWSSVLRVWDMFLFEGIKVLFRVSLVILTYTLGTRDDIRKCPGLYESMQVLKNIPPECLREEYLVEEMLKIHVFEKDLESEHSLTVARRNAMRSRQLSKDSAADMLKSIEALKKKKKKVRPPQSTEADETRSMISLVGYGNESPVKHKKKREKKKTKERDPGVSIYNQTVKPAWSEPELINVEELLDQTLPNSYPDPMANGREKIGQIEYDNGHKNLITSRHNSKSESALNIAANYKLAQAPSDDSNIHEETMDSSLSDSRKGAVKTEEDHWMDTSPSKSSSAIQEDSDTSSAATSEFHDVEDTGLVTFVRPSYEDGGGGGGSGRRKQSVDSSHSLTKEGNLPQFAIQLPGEADRHEEFEAKFEKHILDLSFDGEEAMQQSSSGESEQKFESPTGGMQQIPANDKDTTHDLNDKQADVNEEFGIGNLATGPQTLNDGNASTQNELPPLPGSIEDSIHTGPSVHHVKGQDSNQVTLSGEEEEEILGPSVNARSTPSSVDHSDLDSFPPPPLEMMDDGIQERVEPSEEMSDKAEMEEPRSTHWEGPVLSDNTVNGAEAIADLPLPDSVEDNFQEATLTKGGTESPGEAPRQELARVDDDIDNIRESLEVLPLSETDSSSVSDGRANGGSLNGVSDARRSLTEELDDLDNGDAGNLTPEIVAPPGLQEEFHDTVEDHKRASNGGPKVGENLSLKDKPSVVPPGPAEGDDQRKEVIITPPAVHPRKPTPLPLDGHVTDKKPTAVCSHPAVESRKDVPVSKTMLPRPKTKSEMMSSKRKKYY, encoded by the exons AGATATAGCTATTCCAGTAGCTGTTCTGAGGAAGAGGGAAATGAAATGGCTGGACATGTTAGATGATTGGGATAAATGGATGACGAAGAAACCAAAAAAG GTTCGAGAAAGGTGCAGGAAAGGGATTCCGTCATCACTGCGTGCTCGAGCGTGGCAGAGACTTTGCGGTGGGAAGAAGCTGatggagaaaaacaaattaacatttcAG GAATTAGATAAACAAAAAGGAGACCCGAAGTGGGTGGAGATTATCGTAAAGGATCTCGACAGACAGTTCCCCTTCCATGAGATGTTCCGAGAGAAAGGTGGAACCGGTCAGCAGGATTTATTTAGACTACTAAAAGCCTACAGCTTGTACAACCCCAGGGATGGTTACTGCCAGGCCATGGCTCCCGTCGCTGGCGTCCTCTTGATGCACATGACAGCCGAG GAGGCATTTTGGTGCTTTGTGCAGATCTGTGATCGTTACCTCACAGGGTATTACAGTCCAGGCTTGGAAGCAGTGCAGGTGGACGGTGAGGTGCTACATGCTCTCCTGAAGAAGGTATTACCTGCAACTTATAAACATATG AGAAAACATTGCATCGATCCTATATTGTATATGACTGAATGGTTTATGTGCATCTTTTCAAGGACGTTACCGTGGTCCTCTGTTCTCAGAGTCTGGGATATGTTTCTCTTCGAAG gTATTAAAGTCTTATTTAGAGTATCATTGGTCATCTTGACCTACACCCTCGGTACCAGGGATGATATACGGAAATGCCCTGGACTCTACGAGTCGATGCAGGTACTCAAGAACATCCCACCTGAATGTCTTAGAGAGGAATACTTAGTAGAGGAG ATGCTGAAAATACACGTCTTTGAAAAGGATCTGGAGAGCGAACATTCCCTGACGGTTGCCCGCCGCAATGCGATGCGTTCCAGGCAGCTGTCCAAGGACTCTGCGGCGGACATGCTCAAGAGCATCGAAGCtctaaagaagaagaagaagaaagtccGTCCTCCTCAGTCGACAGAAGCCGACGAAACGAGGTCGATGATCTCGCTGGTAGGGTACGGCAACGAGAGCCCCGTGAAGCATAAAAAGAAACGAGAAAAGAAGAAGACGAAGGAGAGAGACCCCGGTGTATCAATCTACAATCAGACGGTGAAACCGGCCTGGTCGGAGCCAGAATTAATAAACGTCGAGGAACTGCTGGATCAGACCTTACCCAACTCCTACCCGGACCCAATGGCCAACGGAAGGGAGAAGATAGGCCAAATTGAATACGATAACGGACACAAAAATCTGATCACAAGCAGACACAACAGTAAAAGTGAAAGCGCCCTCAATATTGCAGCCAATTACAAACTCGCCCAAGCGCCGAGCGACGATTCGAACATTCACGAAGAAACCATGGACTCTTCGTTATCCGATTCACGGAAGGGAGCCGTCAAAACCGAGGAAGACCATTGGATGGATACGAGCCCCAGTAAGTCTTCAAGTGCAATACAAGAGGATAGCGACACTTCCTCGGCGGCCACGTCGGAATTTCACGACGTGGAAGACACGGGCTTGGTGACGTTCGTCCGACCGTCGTACGAGgatgggggcgggggtgggggcagtGGCAGGAGGAAACAGAGCGTGGACTCTTCTCACTCGTTGACAAAGGAGGGAAATCTTCCCCAGTTTGCAATACAGTTACCGGGGGAGGCCGACCGCCACGAAGAATTCGAAGCCAAATTCGAGAAGCACATTTTGGATTTGAGCTTCGATGGGGAGGAAGCCATGCAGCAGTCGAGCAGCGGTGAGTCTGAACAAAAGTTTGAGAGTCCGACAGGGGGGATGCAGCAGATCCCCGCGAACGATAAGGACACGACTCACGATCTGAACGATAAGCAAGCTGACGTCAATGAAGAATTTGGCATTGGAAACCTTGCGACGGGTCCGCAAACTTTGAACGATGGGAATGCTAGCACGCAGAATGAGCTCCCACCCTTACCGGGTAGTATAGAGGATAGTATTCACACAGGTCCATCAGTGCatcatgtcaaaggtcaagattCAAACCAAGTTACACTGTccggagaggaggaggaggagataCTTGGACCATCTGTAAATGCTCGGTCGACACCATCGAGTGTAGACCATAGTGACCTTGACAGTTTCCCCCCACCGCCTCTCGAAATGATGGATGACGGTATTCAAGAAAGAGTCGAGCCCTCCGAGGAGATGAGTGACAAGGCTGAGATGGAGGAACCTAGATCGACTCATTGGGAGGGTCCTGTCCTCAGTGATAATACAGTAAATGGTGCTGAGGCTATTGCAGACTTACCACTACCAGATAGTGTAGAGGACAATTTTCAGGAAGCGACTCTCACGAAAGGAGGTACCGAGTCCCCCGGAGAAGCTCCCCGACAAGAGCTTGCGAGGGTAGACGATGACATCGACAACATCCGAGAGAGTCTGGAGGTTTTGCCTCTCTCGGAGACGGATTCTAGTTCGGTGTCTGACGGGAGGGCCAACGGTGGTAGTCTGAACGGTGTCAGCGACGCCAGGAGATCCCTGACGGAAGAATTAGATGATTTAGATAACGGCGATGCGGGAAATCTCACTCCTGAAATTGTAGCTCCTCCCGGACTCCAAGAGGAGTTTCATGACACTGTGGAAGATCACAAAAGAGCGTCCAATGGTGGACCTAAGGTGGGGGAAAACTTGAGCTTGAAGGACAAGCCCTCCGTGGTCCCTCCTGGACCAGCCGAGGGTGACGATCAGAGGAAGGAGGTCATAATAACACCTCCAGCTGTTCATCCGAGGAAACCTACTCCCCTTCCTCTGGATGGTCACGTCACAGATAAGAAACCCACAGCGGTCTGTTCTCACCCTGCGGTGGAGAGCAGGAAAGATGTCCCAGTGTCAAAGACGATGTTACCACGGCCAAAGACGAAATCGG AGATGATGTCGTCTAAGAGAAAGAAATATTACTAG